The following coding sequences are from one Maniola hyperantus chromosome 7, iAphHyp1.2, whole genome shotgun sequence window:
- the LOC117984060 gene encoding uncharacterized protein: protein METGVAAARKLRSQGVLPVPRDDSRTRSPLRSGLESDPDSESSRASSVSRGRSKGRGRGTGISRARASLREAKEEAKEEAFNQFLRDRVCSNKVSEPVLDPEEVSFELRKEDPIQLSAEELRAAAGKSVANIVQVASKPGHLKGPYARLLKDSAAALQGMVDALASRTEAEETRRLRADNGRLRQEVENLKAELKAHRREFSEMKTSMVAANTSSVPTLSEKLIEELKASIVTSVGVMLDARFAGIEERLLPEKMHRPPLAGDKQCQEVAATQPATALPSARMGPMTRSATAASNPTSSETIAGPSRTEAREVTDWATVVKKGKKSKKASSSTANAATAAPSNETAAKPTQSAVAKLRSPKTAAVVITLQPAAIEKGVTYAKILEQAEQQVNLEEFGIGDGIKIRRAATGARLLELPKGQTAEQAELLANRLRTVLDGVASVVRPSKLVTLKVTGLDDSVTKEKLIAAVVRVSNCSTQSLKVGDVLSGPRGVGMAVLHCPIEVAKVISDAGRLRVGWSSAEVQVLEERPLRCFKCLGIGHTKPVCPSAADRGDLCFRCGGSGHKSLGCTASMCCLVCKDAGLPSDHVMGGRSCNPPPVRSKMVLMSQPATSAGCHQAQEEAEMSS from the coding sequence ATGGAGACGGGTGTAGCTGCTGCTCGCAAATTGCGAAGTCAAGGAGTATTGCCGGTACCAAGAGACGACTCTCGAACCCGGAGTCCGCTCCGATCAGGCCTGGAATCGGATCCAGACTCTGAGAGCTCCAGGGCCTCATCCGTTAGCCGTGGTAGATCGAAAGGCCGAGGGCGAGGCACAGGGATCTCCCGTGCTAGAGCCAGTCTCAGAGAAGCGAAGGAAGAGGCCAAAGAGGAGGCTTTCAACCAATTCCTACGAGATCGAGTGTGTAGCAACAAGGTGTCTGAGCCTGTCTTGGACCCTGAAGAAGTTTCTTTTGAGCTCCGAAAGGAGGACCCCATCCAACTCAGCGCCGAGGAGCTGCGAGCTGCTGCAGGAAAAAGCGTAGCGAACATAGTCCAGGTTGCCTCTAAACCAGGGCACCTCAAGGGCCCATACGCTAGACTCCTTAAGGACTCAGCAGCCGCTCTCCAGGGGATGGTGGATGCTCTGGCATCTAGGACTGAAGCCGAGGAAACCCGACGACTAAGAGCTGACAATGGCCGCTTACGCCAGGAGGTGGAAAACCTCAAAGCGGAGTTAAAGGCCCACCGTAGAGAGTTTAGTGAAATGAAGACGTCCATGGTGGCGGCGAACACCTCGTCCGTCCCCACCTTAAGTGAGAAACTCATTGAGGAGCTAAAGGCGTCCATTGTCACCTCAGTAGGCGTCATGCTGGATGCCCGATTCGCCGGAATCGAAGAACGACTTCTGCCTGAGAAGATGCACCGTCCACCCTTAGCAGGCGACAAACAATGTCAGGAAGTGGCAGCAACTCAGCCGGCTACTGCTCTTCCAAGTGCTCGGATGGGCCCGATGACTCGGAGTGCCACAGCGGCCTCAAATCCCACGAGTTCCGAAACAATTGCTGGACCAAGTCGAACTGAGGCAAGGGAGGTCACTGACTGGGCAACCGTCGTTAAAAAAGGGAAGAAGAGCAAGAAAGCCTCTTCATCCACTGCCAACGCCGCCACCGCCGCCCCGTCGAATGAAACTGCCGCCAAACCAACTCAGTCGGCTGTAGCAAAACTTAGGTCCCCCAAAACCGCGGCGGTCGTAATCACATTGCAGCCAGCAGCAATAGAGAAGGGGGTAACCTACGCTAAGATATTGGAACAGGCAGAGCAACAGGTCAACCTGGAAGAATTTGGCATAGGCGACGGAATAAAAATTCGCCGGGCGGCCACAGGCGCAAGACTTCTAGAGCTGCCTAAGGGTCAGACGGCGGAACAGGCTGAATTGCTAGCGAACAGGCTCCGCACGGTATTAGATGGCGTGGCTAGCGTGGTTCGCCCCTCTAAACTAGTGACCCTTAAGGTGACCGGCCTTGACGACTCTGTCACAAAAGAAAAGTTAATCGCTGCCGTCGTGCGAGTCAGCAACTGCTCCACGCAGTCGCTTAAAGTTGGAGATGTGCTATCCGGGCCTAGAGGGGTGGGTATGGCTGTCTTGCACTGCCCCATTGAGGTGGCTAAAGTGATCTCTGATGCCGGGAGGCTGCGAGTTGGCTGGAGCTCTGCTGAAGTTCAGGTGCTAGAGGAACGCCCCCTGCGCTGCTTCAAGTGCCTCGGCATTGGGCACACAAAGCCTGTCTGCCCATCCGCTGCAGACCGAGGTGACCTGTGCTTCCGGTGTGGGGGCAGCGGTCATAAATCGCTGGGATGCACAGCCTCCATGTGCTGCCTAGTGTGCAAAGACGCAGGTCTACCCTCAGATCATGTAATGGGGGGTAGGAGTTGCAACCCTCCCCCAGTAAGGAGTAAGATGGTCCTAATGTCTCAGCCTGCCACCAGCGCTGGTTGCCATCAGGCGCAAGAGGAAGCTGAAATGTCATCATGA